The genomic stretch GCGGCTTCAAGATCAAGGCCCATGGGCGCGAGATCGACCTGCGGGTGTCGATCGTGAACATGGCTTTCGGCGAAGGCATTGTGCTGCGTATCCTCGACCGCTCATCCGTCAAGCTCGACCTCACGTCGCTCGGCATGGAGGGCGACACCGCCGCGACTTTCCGCGAACTGATCACGCGCCCGCACGGGATCCTGCTCGTCACCGGGCCGACGGGCTCGGGTAAAACCACGACGCTGTATGCCGCCCTCCGCGAGATCGTGTCCCCCGAGCTCAAGATTCTCACCATCGAAGACCCGATCGAGTACTACCTCGATGGCATTAACCAGACACAGATCCTCCCCAAGATCGGGTTGACCTTCGCCCGCGCACTGCGCAGCTTTCTGCGCCACGACCCCGATGTCATCCTGGTCGGTGAAATTCGTGACAAGGAGACGGCCGAAGTCGCCATCAACGCTTCGCTCACCGGCCACCTGGTCTTCAGCACGCTGCACACGAACGATGCCATCACCGCGACGACGCGCCTGCTCGACATGGGCGTAGAGCCCTTCCTCGTTTCCAGCTCCGTCGAGGCCGTGCTGGCGCAGCGCCTCGTACGCACCATCTGCAAGCACTGCAAGGAGCAGTACGAGCCGGACAAGGCGACCGTGCTGCCCGCCGATTTCCAGCATCAGCCGAGTGAGCCGCTGTGGCGCGGTCGGGGCTGCAAGTCGTGTCGCAACACGGGTTTCGCAGGGCGCCGCGCGCTGTACGAGTTGTTCGTCATGAACGATGCGCTGCGGGAGCTGGTGTTGCAGCGGGCTTCGGCGTCTCAGTTGCTGGAAGTTGCGCTGCGAGCCGGCCTGGTGCAGATGCGCAGCGAGGGCTGGCGGCTTTGCCGCGAAGGTATCACTACGCCGCGCGAGGTCCTGCGCGTGACGAAAGCATAGCAAACCGCCACAAGAGGTACTTTACATCCGCCCCCCTGTTGTGGACATGGAACTCCAAGGCGGATTCGGGCTGCTACTTGAGGCCGCGGAGGGTTGACGCTGCTGTTGCGGCGGACTGCTAGTCCCAGTTCTCCTCCGGCAACTCACCCACCTCGACCAGCGCCAGCCGTGCCGCTTTCTGCTCGGCATCCTTTTTGTTGGGCCCCCAGGCGCTCGGAAACTGCCTTCCCGCAATCGTCACCGCCACCTCGAAGCACTTCGAATGGTCCGGCCCCTTTTCATCCAGCAACTCGTAAGACGGCGTGGCGCTGTGCTCGCGCTGCGCCCACTGCTGCAATTGTGATTTGAAGTTGAACTGGTGCTGCGAAGCGGTCGCCTGGCGGATGGCACCGTCCATGTGCGTAAGCACGAACTGACGCGCCGCTTCCAGCCCGCCATCGAGGTAAATGGCCGCTATGATGGCTTCGAGCGTGCCCGCCGCGAGCGAACTGGGGAGGTGCTCCCCGTGGTCCATCCCCTGCCCCACGACTAAGCCGTCCGTCAGGCCCACTTCGCGCGCCACCTGCGCGCAGGTTCTCCGTGAGACCACCGCCGACTTGATCTTCGTCATGTCGCCTTCGAGAGCTTCGGGCAGCCGCTCGTACAGTGTCGTGCAGACTACCAGCCCCAGCACGGCA from Phycisphaerales bacterium encodes the following:
- the tadA gene encoding Flp pilus assembly complex ATPase component TadA; amino-acid sequence: MPIGEALIARGLITREQLDQLATRRHSPAERIDQLLLRESLVSEDDLLQVYADQLMLPVVDLREEDIDRELLKLIPSRLVHKYGLMPIGRNGNGVRVATSDPYNMYALDEVRTCINMPVEPVLAARTEILKMIRAFYGVGGDVLNEMVKEQGELEIVDENRLDSEDIDIQMAQEASVIKLVNEILVEAIVQRASDIHFEPFENDFQVRYRIDGVLQIANVPPEIHRFRNAIVSRIKILSNLNIAERRLPQDGGFKIKAHGREIDLRVSIVNMAFGEGIVLRILDRSSVKLDLTSLGMEGDTAATFRELITRPHGILLVTGPTGSGKTTTLYAALREIVSPELKILTIEDPIEYYLDGINQTQILPKIGLTFARALRSFLRHDPDVILVGEIRDKETAEVAINASLTGHLVFSTLHTNDAITATTRLLDMGVEPFLVSSSVEAVLAQRLVRTICKHCKEQYEPDKATVLPADFQHQPSEPLWRGRGCKSCRNTGFAGRRALYELFVMNDALRELVLQRASASQLLEVALRAGLVQMRSEGWRLCREGITTPREVLRVTKA
- the rnc gene encoding ribonuclease III codes for the protein MPAQDILDACQHRIGYQFNNLNLLRLALHHASSANHRRDSNERMEFLGDAVLGLVVCTTLYERLPEALEGDMTKIKSAVVSRRTCAQVAREVGLTDGLVVGQGMDHGEHLPSSLAAGTLEAIIAAIYLDGGLEAARQFVLTHMDGAIRQATASQHQFNFKSQLQQWAQREHSATPSYELLDEKGPDHSKCFEVAVTIAGRQFPSAWGPNKKDAEQKAARLALVEVGELPEENWD